Below is a genomic region from Leptolyngbya iicbica LK.
CGTTGAGGCGATCCTCGGCTCTTTTCATTAAGAAACGTAAACTTTGTTGTAGAAACTCCTGTTAATTGGCAATTAGCGATCGCAATTTTCAGGTTTTGTGATTACGAAATAGTCTATTTCTTATTGCAATGATTGGATTCTTCAATTTTTGTGCCGCTACAGTGCATTTGGGGATGTGTCTCAACCGTTAGGGTTTCATCGGGATCCAACGTGCGAGAGAATCTGAAGCGGGGACACCAGGAAGGGAGTGTGGGAATGGTTTCGATGTTGCAGCGAGCGATCGCGTTGATGTTGGTGGTGCTTGCACTAGGTTTGACCAGTTGTGGCGGCGATCGCGATGTGCCCGTTGTCTTGTTGGCCGACGACGCCACCGCGACGAAAGCGAATCGATTGGTGGGGGCGATCGCCGAGGTTTCTCCCCCTGAGCGCATTCAGCAACTCAAGCCTTATCTCGATGTGTATGCGCCGCAAGTCCGTATCGCGACCCCTGACCCAGACGCCACACTCACCAGCACGACCGTACAAGTAGAAGTACAAGTCCGGGATTTTCCTATATATAAGGATCAGTCTTTAGGCTTCGGCCCCCATCTGCATCTCTTTATCGATGATCAGCCTCATCAAGCTATTTATGATGCCGGTGAACCAATCAGCTTGGAAAATTTAGCCCCTGGTACCCATACCCTCAGACTTTTAGCCGTCAGACCCTGGGGCGAAAGCTTTAAAAATGAGGGTGCCTATGACCAAGTCACATTCAACGTATTTGCGCCTTCACCGCAAAATAATCCTGACGATAGTCAACCCGTCTTGACCTATAACCAGCCCCAAGACCGCTACGGAGCCGAGCCCATTCTCCTCGACTTTCATCTCAATAATGCGCCACCTCATCTGGTGGCCCAAGCCGATGAAACCATCACTGACTGGCGAATCCGTTGCACTATCAATGGCGAATCGTTTGTCTTCGATCGCTGGCAACCGATTTATCTGCAGGGCTTTCAACCCGGTAAAAACTGGCTGAAACTCGAACTCATTGATGAAAATGGCAATCTGATTGACAATGCGCTGAACACCACCGTCCGAGTGATTGACTATCAACCAGGTGGCGACGATAGCCTATCGCAGCTCGTGCGGGGCGAAATTCCGCTAGCGCAAGCCAAGGTATTAATCGACCCAAGCTACGAACCACCAGCACCAGTAGTCGACGAGTCTGCGGAACAACAGCATGACTCAGCCACAACAACAGGTGCCGCTACCACTAGCGACCAACCAGAATCCTTGCCTGCCGACTCGGAAGACGACAACTCAGAAGAACTCGACGACACGGAAGCAACACCCGCACCCAATTCAACGATGGAGGCTTCGCCAGCCAAATCAGAATCAGCGACTACACCGGCTCCAGGCTCAACGGAAAAAGTAGAACCAGCAACAAGCGACGATACCGAGACCGTCATACCTCAGCCAACATCATTAGATGTGGAGGCAAAACCCAGCGAGAGCGATCGCCTAGCCCCTCCTGACACCAAGCGGCTTGAAGTCGATGATGCTTCCACAGCAGAGGGCAATACGGATGTTAGCGATGCTGAGACCAAGTCTGCAGATCAGCTAGACCAGCCGCCAGCCGCCAGCAAGACCGCCCCTGCGACGGACAACGGCTCACCAGCAGTTGTGGAGGATACGGAAACCGTCCTTCCTCAAGAGGCTGAAGCTCCACAAGAATCGACGAGAACCTTACAGGATCAAATAGCCCCAGAAGATGCCCCCTCAATGGTTCGCGACAAGGAAAGCGATCGCGACGAGCCGGGTGCTCTGACAACCGAGCAACTACCATCAACTCAAGACGCGGAAAGTCCAGCAGCAGAAACTCCGACCAGCATGCCAGCATCACCCGAAGCTGAAGACTTGCCGCTGCTTGAAACGGCCCCATCAACAGCCCCGAGTGACGCCGAAACCGCTGATGATGTAACCGCCCCCAACACGGATCTGAACACGTTGGAAGACAACGCCGATTTGATTTAACTGGAATGTCATGCTCTAAGTAACTTCCAGACTGACGTGTAGCAGCCTCCACCATTAGCCGTTGGCGCACAACACAAATTAGCGATCGCACCAGACTCCATATAAAAAGCCTCCGACCACCTGGCCGTAGGCTTGGAATTTTGATGAAGACTTCCACTCAAGCTCTAAATTGCTCGACCTTCGGCAATACCAAAGGTCGCATAGTGATAAAAAGCACTCTTAATCAAACCACTTGTCACGGCAGCTGCCACATCACCATGGAGAGCTAAGTAAACATTTTGGTCAAAGCCAGCACTCGGATCACGGTTTTCTGTCTGGCCAAAAGCGACAAAATGTTCCCACCCGGAACCTAGCAAGCCCTCTGTCACTGCCTTGGCTATATCAGCGTTATTCGCTAAATAATAACCTTCGTCGAATAATAAGCCCCCTAGTCGGCCTTCAGCGAGACCAGAGTTAGCGAAATGCTCAAAAGCACTACTGATCGCACCACTATCAACTGCAGCCTTCACATCAGGATTATTGAGCAAATAATCACTGCTATCAAATAAGGCTGAGGGATTGCGATCTTCCTCATGGCCAGATAATAGAAAATGTTGCAACCCACTCGCTAAGACTCCAGACTGCACCGCGGCTGCTACATCGGCATTGTTAGCCAGGTAGAAGTCTTCGTCATAAAACTGGAACGGCTCGCGACCTTCAGATAAACCCGCCACCAGAAAATGGACATAGCCGGACTCTACCACCCCAGCGGCAACTGCCGCTTTGACGTCTGGGTTAGTGGCTAGATAATATCCCTCATCAAACATATTTTCGATGTTGATGCCATTCACCGCATAGCCAAAGGTCTGTACAGGTTGCCCTAAGCCAGCTAAACCAATCTGAGCAGACAGGCTTAGCGGCAGAAAGAGCGCATCTGATACAGGTGTGATGCCGCCCTCTGAACCACCGCTGCCCCCGGAACCACCGCTGCCCCCAGAACCGCCACTACCCCCCGAGCCACCGCTGCCCCCGGAACCACCGCTGCCTCCAGAAGTCGTCACCGTGAAGCTGCCAGTAAAAGTTGGCTTGGCAGTATCTGATGTTGTCCAATTGTTTATGTCAAAGAGTGCGGCTTGCAGAGTAGTTTTGTCACCGGTAAGCACCCCACCCGTGTATGCTCCATTATCCTCCTCAACAATAGATATGGCATTGATTCCGTCAGTGAGAGCTGTTGGAAGATCTGAGTCAAAAGTGTTGGTTGTGACACCAGTCTGCCATGGATCAGCGCCTTCAGCGTTGATGGCCGCAATTAGAGTGGGGGTGCCATCAGGTCCCTGGAACGCAATGATTTGATCACCATTACCATTGAGTGACACGTTACCGGACTCCGAAATTGTGCCAACATCGACAGCGTCAGTGTCCACATCAATGGTCACTATGGTGCCAGCACTCACGTTAACTGTTGCTGTCCAAACATAGGTGCCTTCACTAGTGCTTTCAGAAGGGCCAAAACTATTGTTGGTGTTACTCCAGCCACGATCAGTAAATTTAATTTCTTCGCCCGCAGTGATATTGACTAAGGCCACAAAGGCAAAGTTATCTGGAGCATCAGAGCTGTATTGAACGAAGCCGATATCGCCGGGATTTAGTGGCATGGTAGATTTCCTCGTAATGTTTGTGAATAGATGGCAGTTAAGTCTTCGCGTTGTTAGCGCAGATTAGAAGCGAAGCAAGGGTTGCTGTCACTTAATGCGCTTGGGGATGAGATGCGGTCATAGGCTGAGTTCATCACCTTCCTGCTAGCATCCGAAGTTCGGCTAATTAGCTGGTGGACGTAGAGGCGGTTCCAGCAAACTTGCCGCTTGCCAATCACCCAGGATGAAAATGATCCAAGATTTCGACCATTGAGGTCGCCCATTCAAACGAGGATAGAAAGTGCACCGCATGGCATGCCCTCGAAGTGCAGCAGCCCGGTGCTTGAAAGAAAAAATTAGGCCCGAAACCAAAGGCTTTAGATTTGGAGATTGGACGTCTTTACCGTCGAAAATACAAGCGGCAGCGACTTGTGTACTCTGAGGAGCAACACTGTATTGACGGTGGCCCGGTAAAGTCGGCTGGTATTGGCCTATAAATTTCATGATGCTGATGCGCGGGTAGATGCTAGCTAAGTCGCAATCAACAGATGCAGTGAGTGCGTTAGCTGATCTAAAGTTGCCCAGGTCAGCGTGACGGTTTCTACGCAAAAACCCGGATTTTCCCGGCGTTAGATATTTATTGAATTAAGAAATATGAATTCTTCCCGGGCAAGAGTCCATTGGATTGAGCTAAGGCGTTCTTTTATAAAGCGACGAGAGTCCTCGCTGTCGTCGCTTTTTTGTCAGCCTTTGTCGGTATTGGGAAAGAAAGAAGTCAGCGATCGCTCTTAGCCAGCAGTTGGGCTTCGAGTTCTTGGCGGAGGCGGGAGACGGTGGAGCCGGAGTCGATCTGGCTGAGGATGTCTTGCATGACTGCCTTCACACCGTTCGGTCCCCAAGTGCAGCCTTGTTCTAAATAGACTTGAGCCGCTTTGCCAACAGCATAGGTGCCGTAACCAGAGGCTCCGGCTTGGGCAGCCATCACGCTGAGCATGGCAGAAAATCCCCCCGCACTGTCAAACATGCTCCACACGGCGGCGGCTCCTTTGCCCGTGCCGAGCAGGAGGCCAGTGCCGACTTCACTGAGTAAGAGAGTGCCGGAACTTTTGGCGATCGCCTGCCACAGTTTTTTCGCTTCATGCTGAGTGATGGGTAGGCCGTAGAGTTTGGCGAGGGCGCGGATCATGACCAGGTCGGTGACGAAACCGCCCGCCAGATCTAGCACGGCAATGGGGTTGAGGGCGACTGCGAGAGCTTTATATTTAGCGAATTTCCAGATCAGGGCTTCGGCTTCTTCGTGGTGCAGGGCGATCGCCCGGCGGGCCATATCAGTTTCCAGAGAGTCAGCCTCACGCAGAGCATTGAGGGCAATCAACGTCGTGCCATCCTGGCGAGCGATAGTGAGCAGCGCTTGTTTGAGGCTGTCCATTTGCGGGGGCAGTTGTTCCCACTCGTGGGTGATTTTGCCATCGGGCCACTCGACCCGCACTTGCAGCGGGGCCGGGGCCGCCGCCACCATCACCACATCGTCAACCGCCAGGGCCGCATTGGGGCGATCGCGGTTCGTCGCCTTCCACAAATTCGTCAAGACCTGATAAATGGCTTGGCGATCGGTATCGGGGAACAAGTCAACTTTATTGAACACCAGCAGCAGCGGCTTTTTGGCAGCTTGCAGGGTCACCAGGGCATCATATTCCGTGCGCGTGATATCGCCCGCCACAACAAAGAGGATCAGATCAGCCTGATGAGCCACATCTTGGGCCATCGCACCGCGGGCCTCGCCATCGACCTCGTCCAGCCCAGGCGTATCAATTAACTCGATCTGGGGCAACTCTTCCACATCGTGCACAGCCTCAATGGGGGGACGCCAGTATACTGATCGCGGCCAGCGGGTCACGCCATGCAGCGGGCCGGTGGGCAAAATATCTTCTCCCACCAGGGCATTAATGACGGCCGATTTACCCCGACTCACCAAGCCAAACACCGCCACCCGCAATACTGGTTTTGCGAGTCGCGCTTCTAACGCACTCAGGGCACTCACCCCTTCCTGTACTGCGGCTTTTTGCGTTTGCTGGTCAGCAGCCACCGGAGTTTGCAAGGTAGGTGTATATCGCTGCACGCTCTGGCGCAAAGCTTGACGCACCCGCTGAAACCGATTGCTAGCAGAAGTTGACACGGTGGGTTCTCGACAAACGATGGATGGGCGACGGCTTAGACGAGTTCTCCAGAGGATACTGTCTCAGGCTGAGCAGACACTTTGGTGGATGCAGATTGAGCCAAATTCAGCGGGGCCGCTGCTCCCGGTGCCAGGGCAGGAGGCGTTTTGGGCGTCAATTTCTGGATACCTTGATTGATGAGAGTTTGCAAAAACTCGGTGCGTTGAGTACTGGGCATGAGGGCTTGCAGTTTTTGCCCGATCGCTGCCACCGAGACGGCTGCTTCCACTTGTCCTGAGAGGGCACGCTCTTCAAAATAGGCCATCAGGCTTTCACCACAAAGGCGCGTGAGATAAGCCGCACTAAAGGCTTGCACGCTGCCCCCCACCACAAACGTAGCGGCATGGCTTTTCAGTGCTGTGGTCAATAATTGGGTCGAGACTTCGACCACGCCGAGTTTGACGACGACGGCGGCCAATTCAGTGGCGATCGCCTTCGCTTGATCGAGGGCGAGGGGCTGCTGATAGACTTTGCTCAAATCCATCACCAGTTGGCCGTTGATGGCGATCGCAGCTAGTAAATCTAGCGACGGCACGGGACTGGCAAAGGCGGTACCCGCTGCGGCCCACTGTAATTGTTCAACCAGGGGCAGCGCTTGTTGATGCCGCGCTTGGTTCAAAGTCGTCTGAATGTCACGCCGCAGTTGCTGCACCTGCCGCATCACAGTTTGCGCCACCAAATGCGGAATTGCTTGCGCACACCAATGCTGTACTGGGGTCAGGATAGGGGCGACTTCTGGGTCCGGTGTTTCTAAGCGCTCGGTGACTTGACCCGCCTCGTCATGGGTGCGGACTTTAATCGGACGCGGGGCGGTGGCAATGGCCACACAATCGACGGGTTGAGGCAGCGATCGCAACTGGGTTTGCAGCTTGTCCAGGATTGCAGTCTGCTCATCGGGTAAGTAATGATCTCGCTTGTTGAGGCATACGATCATCCGCTGCCCTGCTGCCGCCAGCGTTTTCAGGTCGGCAAACACCGACTCGGTCAGATCCTCAGTCACTATATAGATCACCGCATCTTGCTGCTGGAGCAAGTCAGCCATGACTTGAGGATGAGTCGTTTCAGCGGTTAATGACACTTCGGTCACTGACATCCGGGAATCATCAGCAAATTCTGCGCTCTCCTCTGAGCTAGAAGCGGTCAAAAATCCCTCCAGCAAAGATTTACCCGAGCGGGGAGCGCCCGCGATCGCCACTTTTAACTCAGCTCGATCTAATTCCGTCAAAAGGTTCTGGCGCTGTTGTTCGAGTTGAGCAATGATCGCGGCGACCTCGTCCGCTGTCTTTAAAGACGACAATTCTGGTTGAAGAGCATCTAAATCGGTTTTCAGGGTCGCGATCGCCACCTCTACCTGCTCTCGCTCCACAGGCGTTGCGGGTTTAATCTCGACGGGTTTAGCGTCAGGCCGCTGACGTCGCCACCACCAGACACCCGCCCCCGTCGCAATCAGCCCCGCCACAGTGGTGCTGTCGGCCAACACATCCTGTAATCCACCCAACAAACTCAACGTCGCCGCTAAACCTAGCCCACCGACTAAAATTGGACGCTCTAAAAGCAGCTTGCGTACCACCACACAGACCCCGCAAATGCCGACATGCCCGCTAACGTTAGGAGCAAAGCACCCTCATTTTAAGACCTCATCGGGGTTTGCAGATTACGGCAACCCGACTCTCCCCATCAATTCCACATGCGGTGAACTGAATGCCGCATTCAGAACATCGGTGTCAAATCGCCATAGTCGGCAATCACAGCCTTCTGCCAATATCGATAGGTCAGACCAGATGCCCCCCAAGGGTGAGGACGATGCAGAACCGAAACTTGAGCCAAACCATCATGGTGCCTGATATTCAATAGCCGAGACAGCCATAGCAACTAATTCCATCAATCAATTCCATCCCCATGCTTTAGTGACGGATTGGAACCCCATGGGTCCGAAACCTGCCAAGTGAGATTGGCACACTCTACAATCGATAAATCTTGAGGGCAGGCTACCTTGATTGAGGTATGCTTGCTTGTGTTTTGCCCAGAGACGTTGGTTTATGTATTCTCCACTCCCCTTTGGCACGGTACTTCAGTCGCGATATCAGATCGTTCAACTGCTTGGGCAGGGGGGCTTTGGGCGCACATATCTGGCACAAGACCAAGGTCGCTTCAACGAGCGTTGTGCCGTCAAAGAATTTTTGCCCCAGCAGGGAGAAGACCATTTCTCCAGCAAGTCGACCGAACTGTTCCAGCGGGAAGCCACTATTCTTTATCAGATCCAGCATCCCCAAATTCCTCAGTTCCGCGCCACCTTTGAGGTAGAAGGACGACTGTTTTTGGTGCAGGACTATGTCGAGGGACCGTCCTATCGGGAGTTGCTAAATCAGCGCCGACTGCAAAACGCAACCTTTTCGGAAGCCGAAGTCCGGCAGTTTCTTCAGCAAATGTTGCCCGTTCTCGCCCACATTCACGCCAAGGGCATCATTCACCGTGACATCAGTCCGGACAATATTTTGCTGCGCAACCAAGACCGCCTACCAGTGCTCATCGACTTTGGCGTGGTGAAAGAAGTAGTCACCCGGGTGCAACTGTCGGGGCAGACCCATCACGCGACCACCGTCGGCAAACCGGGTTACGCGCCGAGCGAACAGATGCAGTCGGGTCGAGCCTACCCCAGTAGCGATTTGTATGCCTTGGCGGTGACGGCGATCGTGCTGCTCAGCGGCCGCGAACCACAAGACATTTTTGATGATGTGAATTTGACCTGGTATTGGCATGATTATGCAGACGTGAGTCCGGGGCTGACTCAGGTACTGGATAAGGCAA
It encodes:
- a CDS encoding YcjF family protein, with the translated sequence MVRKLLLERPILVGGLGLAATLSLLGGLQDVLADSTTVAGLIATGAGVWWWRRQRPDAKPVEIKPATPVEREQVEVAIATLKTDLDALQPELSSLKTADEVAAIIAQLEQQRQNLLTELDRAELKVAIAGAPRSGKSLLEGFLTASSSEESAEFADDSRMSVTEVSLTAETTHPQVMADLLQQQDAVIYIVTEDLTESVFADLKTLAAAGQRMIVCLNKRDHYLPDEQTAILDKLQTQLRSLPQPVDCVAIATAPRPIKVRTHDEAGQVTERLETPDPEVAPILTPVQHWCAQAIPHLVAQTVMRQVQQLRRDIQTTLNQARHQQALPLVEQLQWAAAGTAFASPVPSLDLLAAIAINGQLVMDLSKVYQQPLALDQAKAIATELAAVVVKLGVVEVSTQLLTTALKSHAATFVVGGSVQAFSAAYLTRLCGESLMAYFEERALSGQVEAAVSVAAIGQKLQALMPSTQRTEFLQTLINQGIQKLTPKTPPALAPGAAAPLNLAQSASTKVSAQPETVSSGELV
- a CDS encoding GTP-binding protein; the encoded protein is MSTSASNRFQRVRQALRQSVQRYTPTLQTPVAADQQTQKAAVQEGVSALSALEARLAKPVLRVAVFGLVSRGKSAVINALVGEDILPTGPLHGVTRWPRSVYWRPPIEAVHDVEELPQIELIDTPGLDEVDGEARGAMAQDVAHQADLILFVVAGDITRTEYDALVTLQAAKKPLLLVFNKVDLFPDTDRQAIYQVLTNLWKATNRDRPNAALAVDDVVMVAAAPAPLQVRVEWPDGKITHEWEQLPPQMDSLKQALLTIARQDGTTLIALNALREADSLETDMARRAIALHHEEAEALIWKFAKYKALAVALNPIAVLDLAGGFVTDLVMIRALAKLYGLPITQHEAKKLWQAIAKSSGTLLLSEVGTGLLLGTGKGAAAVWSMFDSAGGFSAMLSVMAAQAGASGYGTYAVGKAAQVYLEQGCTWGPNGVKAVMQDILSQIDSGSTVSRLRQELEAQLLAKSDR